One genomic region from Lysobacterales bacterium encodes:
- the gap gene encoding type I glyceraldehyde-3-phosphate dehydrogenase has protein sequence MTIKVAINGYGRIGRNVLRALYEAKRTSEIQIVAINDLGDAETNAHLTQYDTAHGRFPGEVAVDGGDLIVNGDRIKVFAERDPSKLPWGAHGVDVVFECTGLFTSKAKAAAHIAGGAKKVIISAPGGSDVDGTFVFGVNHDQLKAAHDVISNASCTTNCLAPLAKVLHDAIGIEHGLMTTIHAYTNDQVLTDVYHSDLRRARSATMSQIPTKTGAAAAVGLVLPELNGKLDGFAMRVPTINVSVVDLTFVAKRATTKDEIDGLVRAAAQGPLKGILDINTKPLVSVDFNHNPHSSVYDATQTRVMQGTMVKVLSWYDNEWGFSNRMLDMAVALMAAK, from the coding sequence ATGACGATCAAGGTCGCGATCAACGGTTATGGCCGCATCGGCCGCAATGTGCTGCGCGCGCTGTACGAGGCCAAGCGCACCAGCGAGATCCAGATCGTCGCGATCAACGACCTGGGCGATGCCGAGACCAATGCCCACCTGACCCAGTACGACACCGCCCACGGCCGCTTCCCGGGTGAGGTCGCGGTCGATGGCGGTGACCTGATCGTCAACGGCGACCGCATCAAGGTGTTCGCCGAGCGCGACCCGTCCAAGCTGCCCTGGGGCGCCCACGGCGTCGACGTGGTGTTCGAGTGCACCGGCCTGTTCACCAGCAAGGCCAAGGCCGCGGCCCACATCGCCGGCGGCGCCAAGAAAGTGATCATCTCGGCGCCGGGCGGCAGCGATGTCGACGGCACCTTCGTGTTCGGCGTCAACCACGACCAGTTGAAGGCTGCGCACGATGTCATCAGCAATGCCAGCTGCACCACCAACTGCCTGGCGCCCCTGGCCAAGGTGCTGCACGACGCCATCGGCATCGAGCACGGCCTGATGACCACCATCCACGCCTACACCAATGATCAGGTGCTGACCGACGTCTACCACTCGGACCTGCGTCGTGCGCGCTCGGCCACGATGAGCCAGATCCCGACCAAGACCGGCGCCGCCGCCGCGGTCGGCCTGGTGCTGCCCGAGTTGAACGGCAAGCTGGACGGCTTCGCCATGCGCGTGCCGACCATCAATGTATCGGTCGTGGATCTGACCTTCGTCGCCAAGCGCGCGACGACCAAGGACGAGATCGATGGCCTCGTCCGCGCCGCCGCCCAAGGCCCGCTGAAGGGCATCCTCGACATCAATACCAAGCCCTTGGTCAGCGTCGACTTCAACCACAACCCGCACAGCTCGGTCTACGACGCCACCCAGACCCGCGTCATGCAGGGCACGATGGTCAAGGTGCTCAGCTGGTACGACAACGAGTGGGGTTTCTCGAACCGCATGCTCGACATGGCGGTTGCGCTGATGGCAGCCAAGTAA